A DNA window from Pseudarthrobacter sp. W1I19 contains the following coding sequences:
- a CDS encoding DUF5703 family protein: MKEQFLTSSVQRERDYAKQYEYLVLTVSPVDSLHEARRRLVEHSEYGKWELERSKLYLGGGRRFWLRRRVMQVQRTV, translated from the coding sequence AGCTCGGTCCAGCGGGAACGGGACTATGCGAAGCAGTACGAGTACCTCGTACTGACGGTGAGCCCTGTGGATTCACTGCATGAGGCACGCCGCCGCCTGGTGGAGCATTCCGAATACGGCAAGTGGGAGCTCGAGCGCAGCAAGCTGTACCTGGGCGGCGGGAGGCGGTTCTGGCTCCGCCGCCGGGTCATGCAGGTCCAGCGGACCGTCTAG
- a CDS encoding acyl-CoA dehydrogenase family protein codes for MTPEDILPDELLERIRGRAAGYDRDNAFFHEDLQELVEAGYLKLFVPADDGGKGLGLAAAAQCQRRLATAAPATALAVNMHLVWTGVAQVLAARGDASLDFVLNEAAAGEVFAFGNSEAGNDSVLFDSRTAAEPRPGGGYAFTGTKIFTSLSPAWTRLGIFGKNPSGRDGDGELVHGFITRETPGYRILDDWDTLGMRASQSGTTVLEGVEVPADRIFRKLPVGPNRDPLIFAIFACFETLLAAVYTGVGERALTLGVEAVKRRTSFKNNGRSYAQDPDIRWKVAEAAMAMDNLYPQLASVTADVDNLADHGPQWFPKLVGLKVNATETARRVVDLAIRVSGGSSYFRGSELERLYRDVLAGMFHPSDDESAHNTVANAWLGPLEE; via the coding sequence ATGACCCCGGAAGACATCCTGCCCGACGAACTGCTGGAGCGGATCCGCGGCCGGGCCGCCGGATACGACCGGGACAACGCCTTCTTCCACGAGGACCTGCAGGAGCTTGTGGAGGCCGGATACCTGAAGCTTTTTGTCCCCGCGGACGACGGCGGGAAGGGCCTTGGTCTCGCGGCGGCGGCGCAGTGCCAGCGAAGGCTGGCAACGGCTGCCCCCGCCACCGCCCTGGCGGTGAACATGCACCTGGTGTGGACCGGCGTCGCGCAGGTCCTCGCCGCACGCGGGGACGCTTCCCTTGATTTCGTGCTCAACGAAGCGGCCGCAGGCGAAGTCTTCGCGTTCGGCAACTCCGAAGCGGGCAACGATTCTGTCCTCTTCGACTCCCGCACGGCGGCCGAGCCGCGTCCCGGCGGCGGCTATGCCTTCACCGGAACCAAGATCTTCACCAGCCTCTCACCGGCCTGGACCAGGCTGGGGATCTTCGGGAAGAACCCGTCCGGCAGGGACGGCGACGGCGAGCTGGTCCACGGGTTCATTACCCGGGAAACGCCGGGCTACCGGATCCTTGACGACTGGGACACGCTCGGGATGCGCGCCAGCCAGTCGGGCACCACTGTCCTGGAGGGCGTTGAAGTCCCGGCAGACCGGATTTTCCGCAAGCTTCCCGTGGGTCCCAACCGGGATCCGCTGATCTTCGCCATCTTCGCGTGCTTCGAAACACTGCTGGCCGCCGTCTACACCGGCGTGGGGGAGCGGGCCCTCACCCTGGGCGTGGAGGCCGTCAAACGGCGTACCTCGTTCAAGAACAACGGACGCAGCTACGCGCAGGACCCGGACATCCGCTGGAAGGTCGCCGAAGCGGCGATGGCCATGGACAACCTCTACCCGCAGCTGGCTTCGGTGACCGCCGACGTCGACAACCTTGCCGACCACGGCCCGCAGTGGTTCCCCAAGCTCGTCGGCCTGAAGGTTAACGCAACGGAAACGGCACGCCGTGTGGTGGACCTGGCCATCCGGGTCAGCGGGGGGTCAAGCTACTTCCGCGGCTCCGAGCTCGAGCGGCTGTACCGGGACGTCCTGGCGGGGATGTTCCACCCGTCCGACGACGAATCGGCCCACAACACGGTGGCCAACGCCTGGCTGGGCCCGCTGGAGGAGTAG
- a CDS encoding M20/M25/M40 family metallo-hydrolase, with protein sequence MPDVLPEDEVVRICQELIRIDTSNYGDGSGPGERAAAEYAAGLIEEVGLEAEIFESAPGRANVVTRMAGEDPSASALVVHGHLDVVPALRDQWSVDPFGAELKDGLIWGRGAVDMKDMDAMILSVLRSFARTGKKPKRDIIFAFFADEEAGGALGARYAVDKRPELFEGATEAISEVGGFSATIGGQRTYLLQTAEKGISWLRLVAHGRAGHGSQINTDNAVTRLAAAVTRIGEYKWPIELTPTTRQFLDGVTELTGVEFDADNPDLLLDQLGTVARFVGATLQNTTNPTLLKGGYKHNVIPESAEALIDCRTLPGQQEHVLEIVRELAGTGVDVSYVHNDVSLEVPFAGNLVDSMIDALHSEDPGAKVLPYTLSGGTDNKSLSRLGITGYGFAPLMLPDELDFTGMFHGVDERVPADSLKFGARVLNTLLTNY encoded by the coding sequence ATGCCTGATGTCCTGCCCGAGGATGAAGTTGTCCGGATCTGCCAGGAGCTCATCCGGATAGACACCTCAAACTACGGCGACGGGTCCGGGCCGGGGGAGCGGGCAGCAGCTGAGTATGCAGCCGGGCTCATCGAAGAGGTCGGCCTGGAGGCCGAGATCTTTGAGTCTGCTCCCGGGCGGGCGAACGTGGTGACCAGGATGGCCGGCGAGGACCCCTCCGCCAGCGCCCTGGTGGTGCACGGCCACCTCGACGTGGTGCCCGCGCTCCGGGACCAGTGGTCCGTGGACCCGTTCGGGGCCGAACTGAAGGACGGGCTCATCTGGGGCCGCGGCGCCGTCGACATGAAGGACATGGACGCCATGATCCTTTCGGTCCTGCGGAGCTTCGCCAGGACGGGCAAAAAGCCCAAGCGGGACATCATCTTCGCCTTCTTCGCGGATGAGGAAGCCGGCGGGGCTTTGGGCGCACGGTACGCAGTGGACAAGCGCCCGGAACTCTTCGAGGGCGCCACGGAGGCCATCTCCGAAGTGGGTGGCTTCTCGGCAACCATCGGCGGCCAGCGCACCTACCTTCTCCAGACCGCGGAAAAGGGCATCTCCTGGCTGCGCCTGGTGGCGCACGGCCGGGCCGGCCACGGCTCCCAGATCAACACGGACAACGCCGTCACCCGCCTGGCGGCAGCGGTAACGCGGATCGGCGAATACAAGTGGCCCATCGAACTGACCCCCACCACCCGGCAGTTCCTGGACGGCGTGACCGAACTCACGGGCGTGGAGTTCGACGCCGACAATCCGGACCTCCTGCTGGACCAACTGGGAACGGTGGCACGTTTCGTGGGAGCCACCCTGCAGAACACCACCAACCCCACGCTGCTCAAAGGCGGCTACAAGCACAACGTCATCCCGGAATCAGCTGAGGCACTCATCGACTGCCGCACCCTGCCGGGCCAGCAGGAGCACGTCCTGGAAATCGTGCGGGAACTCGCGGGAACCGGGGTGGACGTCAGCTACGTCCATAACGACGTGTCCCTTGAGGTCCCGTTCGCCGGCAACCTGGTGGACTCCATGATTGACGCCCTGCATTCGGAAGACCCGGGCGCGAAGGTCCTGCCGTACACGCTCTCCGGCGGCACGGACAACAAGTCCCTCAGCCGGCTCGGTATCACCGGCTACGGCTTCGCACCGCTGATGCTCCCGGACGAACTGGATTTCACGGGCATGTTCCACGGCGTGGACGAGCGCGTCCCTGCGGACTCACTCAAGTTCGGGGCCAGGGTACTCAACACCCTGCTCACCAACTACTGA
- a CDS encoding SGNH/GDSL hydrolase family protein, which yields MASMNNADGQGRKPGHVVLLGDSIFDNGAYVNGGPDVVTQLRRELPGWKCSLLAIDGDVITGVVRQLARLPADASHLVVSAGGNDALGYAPLLQEQPASLAGALLLLGAARDRFHADYRAMLSAVVAQGLPTAVCTIYDTPSSEPNQKVIKAALALFNDSITRAAFSRGAALIDLRLICSQDADYANPIEPSAQGGHKIAQAIATLVRLAHAGPHSVVIAQ from the coding sequence ATGGCATCCATGAATAATGCGGACGGTCAGGGCCGGAAACCGGGCCACGTGGTGCTGCTGGGTGATTCCATCTTCGACAACGGCGCCTACGTTAATGGCGGCCCGGACGTGGTCACCCAGCTGCGGCGGGAACTGCCAGGCTGGAAATGCTCCCTCCTGGCGATCGACGGGGACGTCATCACCGGCGTCGTGCGCCAGCTTGCCCGCCTGCCTGCAGATGCGAGCCACCTCGTGGTGAGCGCCGGTGGAAACGACGCGCTCGGCTACGCCCCGCTGTTGCAGGAGCAACCCGCCTCACTTGCCGGGGCGCTGCTCCTGCTGGGTGCGGCAAGGGACAGGTTCCACGCCGACTACCGGGCCATGCTGTCTGCCGTCGTGGCGCAGGGACTGCCGACGGCGGTATGCACCATCTACGACACACCTTCCTCCGAGCCGAACCAGAAGGTCATCAAGGCGGCGCTGGCCCTTTTCAACGATTCCATCACCAGGGCTGCCTTCTCGCGGGGAGCAGCACTGATAGACCTGCGGCTCATCTGCAGCCAGGACGCGGACTATGCGAACCCCATCGAGCCGTCGGCCCAGGGCGGACACAAGATAGCGCAGGCCATCGCCACACTGGTCCGGCTTGCCCACGCCGGCCCGCATTCCGTTGTCATAGCGCAATGA
- a CDS encoding glycosyltransferase family 9 protein, translated as MRNPGTGPAVASNGVQDGKPELLVLRALKLGDLLVAVPALKALRRTFPEHRLRYAAQGWLSEALGLVGGYELFPTHGLDEPLAMEPGVVDVAVNLHGSGPESQDRIEALQARQTIGHRSQYRDGPPWRAELHERERWVRLLEWHGIEADPLDIHLNRPHVPSPVPAATVLHVGAAYGSRLWPADRFAAVASTLAAAGHNVVFTGGSGERERALDVCRRSGLAEDVVLAGRLGLAEFAATIAAARLVISADTGAAHLASAYGTPSVVLFGPAPPEIWGPPPGPHVVLTRAELRRGDTFADQPDPALLAVTVQDVLAAARELGVL; from the coding sequence ATGAGGAACCCGGGAACTGGACCGGCTGTGGCGTCCAATGGAGTGCAGGATGGCAAGCCTGAGCTCCTGGTCCTCCGGGCGCTCAAACTCGGGGACCTGCTCGTCGCGGTTCCGGCACTCAAGGCCCTCCGGAGGACATTCCCGGAGCACAGGCTGCGGTATGCGGCCCAGGGATGGTTGTCCGAGGCACTGGGCCTGGTGGGTGGCTATGAGCTTTTCCCCACCCACGGCCTTGATGAGCCGTTGGCCATGGAACCCGGCGTAGTGGATGTGGCCGTGAACCTGCACGGCAGCGGGCCGGAGAGCCAGGACAGGATCGAGGCCCTGCAGGCCAGGCAGACAATAGGGCACCGGAGCCAGTACCGGGATGGCCCGCCCTGGCGCGCGGAACTGCACGAAAGGGAACGCTGGGTCAGGCTCCTGGAGTGGCACGGCATCGAAGCTGATCCCTTGGATATCCACCTGAATCGACCCCATGTGCCCAGCCCGGTTCCTGCCGCCACCGTTCTGCACGTGGGAGCGGCCTACGGCAGCCGCCTCTGGCCCGCCGACCGCTTCGCGGCAGTCGCCTCCACTCTCGCCGCAGCGGGGCACAACGTCGTCTTCACGGGCGGGAGCGGCGAACGGGAGCGTGCCTTGGACGTCTGCCGCCGGTCCGGTCTTGCAGAGGACGTGGTGCTGGCGGGGCGGCTGGGGCTGGCCGAATTTGCAGCCACCATCGCAGCAGCACGCCTTGTGATCTCGGCGGATACCGGAGCGGCCCACCTGGCATCCGCGTACGGGACTCCGTCAGTGGTGCTGTTTGGCCCGGCTCCACCCGAAATCTGGGGTCCGCCCCCGGGGCCGCATGTGGTGCTGACGCGTGCCGAGCTGAGGCGTGGCGACACCTTCGCGGACCAACCCGACCCCGCATTGCTGGCGGTTACCGTCCAGGACGTCCTCGCGGCGGCGCGGGAGTTGGGTGTGCTGTAG
- a CDS encoding glycosyltransferase family 9 protein — translation MEQLTAEFGGAGRAGMGVGPVLEKFDAVYRIAVLRGGGLGDLIFAIPAMAALKAAYPEASITLLGTPAHKALIGATKSPVDEVCVLPFSEGVRPGEENEEELDRFFQEMRARRFDLAVQLHGGGRYSNPFLLRLGARHTVGTRTPDAASLERTVPYLYYQHEPLRALEVAGFAGAFPVDLEARLAPAEGLGALSGTADDGSQPLVVMHPGATDPRRRWPVERFAELAAACAADGFKVVVVGDKSERELGGRIVELADSGQVRSVAGELDMAGLVALMARAAVVVGNDSGPRHLAQALGVPTVGIFWAGNVINAGALGRSLHRLHASWVTACPTCGIDVTQVGWTAPRCPHDDSVVAGVAVRDVHEDVRSLAETDLGGLGV, via the coding sequence GTGGAGCAGCTGACTGCAGAATTCGGTGGTGCCGGACGGGCCGGTATGGGTGTTGGCCCCGTCCTTGAGAAGTTCGATGCAGTGTACAGGATTGCGGTCCTGCGCGGCGGCGGGCTGGGTGACCTCATTTTTGCCATCCCCGCCATGGCCGCGCTGAAAGCGGCTTATCCGGAGGCTTCCATAACGCTTCTTGGCACTCCGGCACACAAGGCACTGATAGGTGCGACGAAAAGCCCGGTGGACGAAGTCTGTGTCCTGCCTTTTTCCGAAGGCGTCCGGCCCGGCGAGGAAAACGAGGAAGAACTGGACCGGTTTTTCCAGGAAATGCGTGCGCGCCGCTTCGACCTGGCGGTCCAGCTCCACGGCGGGGGACGGTACTCGAACCCTTTCCTGCTCCGGCTGGGCGCCCGGCACACGGTGGGAACCCGCACACCGGATGCGGCGAGCCTGGAGCGAACAGTTCCGTACCTCTACTACCAGCATGAACCGCTGCGGGCCCTTGAAGTGGCGGGTTTCGCCGGCGCGTTTCCGGTTGACCTTGAGGCCCGGCTCGCGCCGGCCGAAGGGCTGGGTGCCTTATCCGGAACGGCCGACGACGGTAGCCAGCCTTTGGTGGTGATGCATCCCGGCGCTACCGATCCCCGCCGTCGTTGGCCCGTTGAGCGGTTCGCCGAATTGGCTGCGGCCTGCGCCGCAGACGGATTTAAGGTGGTCGTTGTGGGGGACAAGAGCGAGCGGGAACTTGGCGGGCGCATCGTGGAACTGGCCGATTCCGGACAAGTCCGGTCCGTCGCAGGAGAGCTGGACATGGCAGGGCTGGTGGCGCTCATGGCCAGGGCAGCGGTGGTGGTGGGAAATGACAGCGGCCCGCGGCACCTGGCGCAGGCCCTTGGTGTGCCCACGGTGGGAATCTTTTGGGCTGGCAATGTCATCAACGCCGGGGCGCTTGGCAGGAGCCTTCACCGCCTCCACGCCTCCTGGGTGACTGCCTGCCCGACATGCGGGATTGATGTCACACAGGTGGGCTGGACGGCACCACGATGCCCGCATGACGATTCCGTGGTGGCCGGAGTGGCCGTTCGCGATGTGCATGAGGACGTCCGCAGCCTGGCGGAAACAGACCTGGGCGGGCTGGGCGTATGA
- a CDS encoding DUF4193 domain-containing protein: MATDYDELRSDVKESQDNSLEQLQSANAPDARSVVLELDEADGLDGAGVPGGEFVAEELVVQVIPQADDEFTCYSCFLVRHRSQIARQKDGHSYCTECEG; the protein is encoded by the coding sequence GTGGCAACCGATTACGATGAACTGCGTTCCGACGTCAAGGAATCGCAGGACAACTCACTCGAGCAGCTCCAGTCAGCCAATGCTCCCGACGCACGCAGCGTGGTGCTTGAGCTGGACGAAGCTGACGGCCTGGACGGTGCGGGCGTACCCGGCGGCGAATTCGTCGCCGAGGAGCTCGTGGTGCAGGTCATTCCGCAGGCGGACGACGAATTCACCTGCTACTCATGCTTCCTGGTCCGTCACCGCTCGCAGATTGCGCGCCAGAAGGACGGCCACAGCTACTGCACCGAGTGCGAGGGCTGA
- a CDS encoding GatB/YqeY domain-containing protein, whose protein sequence is MSSLKERLQADVVIHMKERNKTALTTVRNVLGEIETREKSGKTPVQLDDLQVTSLLQKEAAKRRETAGIYTEAGQADRAAAEIAEAEVIESYLPQPLSQEEVEGIVDKVIARLRDAGRELTPRQMGEVMKPVTAEVAGRFDGKEVSQIVRRKLT, encoded by the coding sequence GTGTCATCACTGAAAGAACGGCTGCAGGCCGACGTGGTCATCCACATGAAGGAGCGCAACAAGACGGCGCTCACCACCGTCCGGAACGTCCTGGGCGAAATCGAGACCCGTGAGAAATCGGGTAAGACTCCGGTGCAGCTTGATGACCTGCAGGTGACGTCCCTGCTGCAGAAGGAAGCTGCGAAGCGCCGCGAAACGGCGGGAATCTACACGGAAGCGGGCCAGGCGGACCGTGCCGCGGCGGAGATCGCCGAGGCGGAAGTCATAGAGTCCTATCTGCCCCAACCGCTGTCGCAGGAGGAAGTCGAAGGGATCGTGGATAAGGTAATTGCCAGGCTGCGCGACGCGGGCCGTGAACTGACACCCCGCCAGATGGGCGAAGTCATGAAACCTGTGACGGCGGAGGTGGCGGGGCGCTTCGACGGCAAGGAAGTCAGCCAAATCGTGCGGCGGAAGCTCACTTAA
- a CDS encoding M50 family metallopeptidase, with protein MSLPSDFWAPVLSAFRQTDIPTISVTELLLVVSIATALAIPRRSWRYVGLLSTATHELGHAFAAVTSGQRLSGIRLRLDHSGTTTTYSRSRLATVWSCFWGYPTPAVIGAAFVWCGFNGWGPAAVAASAVVLAATLMFLRNAAGFLITTGAILGCAALILLVPAAFVGHVAVILGLVLLIGAVRDLGRLTHVHLRRRDRLATSDAYLLYRATAVPSGIWILMFLVLVAASWLAAWQPISAILPPGA; from the coding sequence GTGAGCCTCCCCAGTGACTTCTGGGCCCCGGTGCTCAGCGCGTTCAGACAGACGGATATCCCCACCATCAGCGTCACGGAGTTGCTGCTGGTTGTATCCATCGCCACTGCGTTGGCCATCCCCCGCCGGTCCTGGAGGTATGTGGGCCTGCTCTCTACCGCCACCCACGAACTGGGACACGCCTTTGCCGCTGTAACGAGCGGACAGCGGCTCTCCGGAATCCGGCTCAGGCTTGACCATTCCGGAACCACCACCACCTACAGCCGGAGCAGGCTCGCCACCGTTTGGTCCTGCTTCTGGGGCTACCCCACGCCTGCAGTGATTGGTGCCGCCTTCGTTTGGTGTGGTTTCAATGGCTGGGGGCCGGCCGCCGTCGCGGCCAGCGCCGTTGTCCTGGCCGCCACACTGATGTTCCTTCGCAACGCTGCGGGCTTCCTTATTACCACCGGAGCCATCCTTGGCTGCGCCGCGCTGATTCTCCTGGTTCCGGCAGCATTCGTGGGCCACGTCGCCGTCATCCTGGGCCTGGTACTCCTGATTGGTGCGGTGCGGGACCTTGGCAGACTCACGCATGTCCACCTGCGCAGGAGGGACAGGCTTGCCACGTCCGACGCCTATTTGCTGTACCGGGCAACGGCAGTGCCTTCCGGCATATGGATCCTCATGTTTCTGGTCCTTGTAGCCGCATCCTGGCTGGCAGCCTGGCAGCCAATCTCAGCAATCCTGCCGCCGGGCGCATAG
- a CDS encoding glutathione S-transferase family protein — MSQETESARQRAGGKPADYSTRGSYVTGGAEFNRDTNYIEDRITADGRTGPNGEPGWPVEAGRYRLIAARACPWANRTVIVRRLLGLEDAISLGQPGPTHDARSWTFDLDPGGVDPVLGITRLQEAFFKRFPGYPRGITVPAIVDVATGEVVTNNFPQITLDFSTEWTRFHRPGAPLLYPEHLRDEIDEVNKRVFTEVNNGVYRCGFAGSQQAYDSAYERLWAAMDWLEDRLSGQRYLVGDTITEADVRLFTTLARFDAVYHGHFKCNRQKLSEMPALWGYARDLFQTPGFGDTIDFVQIKQHYYIVHEDINPTGIVPAGPALGGWLEPHGREALGGRPFGDGTPPGPVKPGEEVAPGHGATL; from the coding sequence ATGAGCCAGGAAACGGAAAGCGCCCGGCAGCGGGCAGGCGGCAAACCCGCTGATTACAGCACGCGCGGCTCCTACGTCACGGGCGGAGCCGAGTTCAACCGAGACACCAACTACATCGAGGACCGCATCACCGCGGACGGCAGGACGGGACCTAACGGGGAACCTGGCTGGCCGGTTGAGGCTGGACGGTACCGCCTCATCGCCGCGAGGGCCTGCCCCTGGGCCAACAGAACCGTGATTGTCCGCAGGCTCCTGGGACTGGAGGATGCCATCTCCCTCGGCCAGCCCGGCCCTACGCACGATGCCCGGTCCTGGACCTTTGACCTTGACCCCGGCGGAGTGGACCCTGTCCTGGGCATCACACGCCTGCAGGAGGCCTTTTTCAAGCGGTTCCCGGGCTACCCGCGAGGTATCACTGTCCCGGCGATCGTCGACGTGGCCACCGGTGAAGTGGTGACCAACAACTTCCCGCAGATCACGCTGGACTTTTCCACGGAATGGACCAGGTTCCACCGTCCCGGCGCACCTCTGCTGTACCCCGAGCACCTTCGGGACGAGATCGACGAGGTCAATAAGCGCGTGTTTACCGAGGTCAACAACGGCGTCTACCGCTGCGGCTTCGCCGGTTCCCAGCAAGCATATGACTCTGCCTATGAACGGCTCTGGGCCGCGATGGACTGGCTGGAGGACCGCCTGTCCGGCCAGCGCTACCTGGTGGGCGACACCATCACCGAAGCGGACGTGCGGCTGTTCACCACCCTGGCCCGCTTCGACGCCGTTTACCACGGCCACTTCAAGTGCAACCGTCAAAAACTCAGTGAGATGCCCGCATTGTGGGGATACGCCCGGGACCTTTTCCAGACGCCGGGATTTGGGGACACCATCGACTTCGTGCAGATCAAGCAGCACTACTACATCGTGCACGAGGACATCAATCCCACCGGGATCGTTCCCGCCGGTCCTGCCCTTGGCGGCTGGCTTGAGCCCCACGGCCGCGAGGCCCTGGGCGGCAGGCCCTTTGGTGACGGAACACCGCCTGGCCCGGTGAAACCGGGTGAAGAAGTTGCACCGGGGCACGGCGCGACGCTGTAA
- a CDS encoding serine hydrolase domain-containing protein, with product MQTSHGFVAPGFENVLELFESFLAEDSNYSAQVAAYRNGSQVLQLAGGPDMDQQTITGAYSCSKGVAAMVIALLVQDGLLDLDAPVTKYWPEFGVHGKDRLLVRQALSHQAGLVGVEGGFALDEFTTADAAARLAAARPSWQPGRQFGYHALTIGIIMEELCRRTAGESLQGIYERRIRTPLGIDFFLGLPAELEPRYRDVLYTADAEGPWVDPLSLEGLNSNAPVSTIMELPNIRSVRSAGMAAAGGVGSAEGLARLYAAATTGIDGTGAFLTPQTLDVMSQEQVWGLDRSSGLDNAFAVVFMKPHPSRDFGSHRAFGHEGANAALGFADPAYGLGFGYVPRRAEDGRTPGKAHQLAAAVRRSAAVSS from the coding sequence ATGCAAACTTCTCATGGTTTTGTAGCGCCCGGTTTCGAAAATGTCCTGGAGCTGTTCGAATCGTTCCTGGCCGAGGACTCGAATTACAGTGCACAGGTGGCCGCGTACCGGAACGGCTCGCAGGTGCTACAGCTGGCGGGCGGCCCGGATATGGACCAGCAAACCATCACGGGCGCCTACTCCTGCTCCAAGGGAGTGGCGGCCATGGTGATCGCACTCCTGGTCCAGGACGGCCTCCTGGACCTCGACGCTCCCGTGACCAAGTACTGGCCTGAGTTTGGAGTGCACGGCAAGGACCGGCTCCTGGTGCGGCAGGCGTTGTCCCACCAGGCCGGCCTGGTGGGTGTGGAGGGCGGGTTCGCCCTGGATGAGTTCACCACTGCCGATGCTGCTGCCCGGCTGGCGGCGGCGCGTCCCTCCTGGCAGCCCGGCCGGCAATTCGGCTATCACGCCCTGACCATCGGGATCATCATGGAGGAACTGTGCCGCCGGACTGCCGGAGAATCCCTGCAAGGCATCTATGAACGGCGGATCCGGACACCGCTGGGCATCGATTTCTTCCTTGGCCTGCCCGCTGAGCTGGAGCCCCGGTACCGGGACGTCCTCTATACCGCCGATGCCGAAGGGCCATGGGTGGATCCACTCAGCCTGGAAGGCTTGAACAGCAACGCGCCGGTCAGCACCATCATGGAACTGCCCAATATCCGCAGCGTCCGGAGTGCAGGCATGGCTGCGGCCGGCGGGGTGGGCTCGGCGGAGGGGCTGGCCCGGCTTTACGCTGCGGCCACCACCGGAATTGACGGCACCGGGGCTTTCCTCACTCCTCAAACGCTGGACGTGATGTCCCAGGAGCAGGTGTGGGGCCTGGACCGCTCATCGGGTCTGGACAACGCCTTCGCCGTGGTGTTTATGAAACCGCATCCGTCCCGGGACTTCGGCAGCCACCGCGCCTTTGGCCACGAGGGTGCCAACGCCGCGCTCGGGTTCGCCGACCCCGCCTACGGCCTCGGTTTCGGCTACGTTCCCCGCCGTGCGGAGGACGGGCGGACGCCCGGAAAGGCGCACCAGCTGGCAGCTGCCGTACGCCGTTCGGCTGCTGTTTCCTCCTGA
- a CDS encoding aromatic acid exporter family protein — translation MDGLSGAFAAQRLQLAAKAALAAGLAFLIAPLMPGSASHYAYYAPLGALVAMYHNVAGSVRQGVQALTGLAVGIGLAVVLVNIADPSPLTVAIFMGIGVLLGGLPGLGSGSDWIPTAALLVLLVGGSNADDFSFGYLVQMGAGVAVGIAVNFLVFPPLHLKAAAASLDDLRLALGRQMTDMGTALKEEWPPEHEEWSRRSDELASATRSVRHLVKEADASRRANPRRKLHPRDIDRDYRNLRQLERVSFHVQDMTDVLSDVIWESDVPYTVPLEDNTPLANAIIATGELLCSFSNEDEDRQAERFTAAKSAVEACMATTAARELDQGAVPASESILLSLHRILRSVPPGTEAPAS, via the coding sequence GTGGACGGACTGTCCGGCGCCTTCGCCGCGCAGCGCCTGCAGTTGGCAGCGAAAGCGGCATTGGCCGCCGGGCTGGCGTTCCTCATTGCCCCGCTGATGCCGGGCAGCGCGTCCCACTATGCCTACTACGCGCCCCTGGGAGCCTTGGTGGCCATGTACCACAACGTGGCGGGTTCGGTCCGGCAGGGCGTGCAGGCCCTCACCGGATTGGCCGTGGGCATCGGCCTCGCCGTGGTCCTGGTGAACATCGCGGACCCGTCACCATTGACTGTGGCCATTTTTATGGGGATAGGGGTGCTGCTGGGCGGCTTGCCGGGCCTCGGTTCGGGCAGTGATTGGATTCCGACGGCGGCCCTGCTGGTCCTGCTGGTGGGCGGAAGCAATGCCGACGACTTTTCCTTCGGCTACCTGGTGCAGATGGGCGCCGGCGTCGCAGTGGGGATTGCCGTCAACTTCCTGGTCTTTCCCCCGCTCCACCTCAAAGCTGCAGCGGCCAGCCTGGACGACCTCCGTCTCGCGCTGGGCCGGCAGATGACGGATATGGGCACCGCGCTCAAGGAAGAGTGGCCGCCCGAGCACGAGGAATGGTCCCGCCGTTCCGACGAGCTGGCATCGGCCACGCGCTCGGTCCGGCATCTCGTCAAGGAGGCTGACGCCAGCCGAAGGGCGAACCCGCGGCGCAAGCTCCACCCCCGTGACATCGACCGTGACTATCGCAACCTTCGCCAACTGGAAAGGGTCTCGTTCCACGTCCAGGACATGACGGACGTACTGTCCGACGTGATCTGGGAAAGCGATGTGCCATATACCGTCCCATTGGAGGACAACACTCCGCTGGCGAACGCCATCATTGCTACCGGGGAGCTGCTGTGTTCCTTCAGCAACGAAGATGAGGACCGGCAGGCGGAGCGTTTCACGGCCGCCAAGTCGGCGGTGGAAGCATGCATGGCAACCACCGCCGCCAGGGAGCTGGACCAGGGCGCCGTGCCTGCGTCCGAATCGATCCTCCTCAGCCTGCACCGGATCCTGCGTTCCGTCCCCCCGGGAACTGAGGCTCCGGCGTCGTAA